The following is a genomic window from Bacillus sp. V2I10.
GGCAACTGCGGCAGGAACCATTGCAAAACCAATCCAACTAGATGTTAGCTGATGAACCTGTGATAGAAGCAGGGGACTAAGAAAATAGAGAGAAAAACCAATCCCGTTTATTAGAAAAGCAAGCGTTAAAACGAGTATATACTCCTTGTTTTCAAAGAGTTTAGGTTGAACAAACGGATCGGCAACGGTACGAATTCGAGCTATGAAGAACACCAGAGCCAGTAACCCCCCAATCAGAAACCACCATGTTCCATTCGTAACACCAAGAAGAAAAAAAGCTACTGCTGCAGCTAACAAACCTCCTCCAAACCAGTCAAATTTTCCAAACATCCCCTGCTTCTCATCTTTCAAATATTTACGGTAAAAAGGTAGCGTGATTAAAATTAAGAGAGGGATACAGAATAACCAGCGCCAATGAGCAACACCAACAATTAATGCAGAAATAACTGGTCCAAGAGCACTGCCTATCGCCAATCCTACTGCCGCCAGGCCTAAAGCTGAACCTCTTCGCTCTGGAGTAATGTAGCGTACCGGAATAAGCATGGCCGTTGCTGGGATAGCAGCAGCCCCCATTGCCTGCAAGCACCTTCCGACAAGCGCTAACCAGAATGTTTGGGAAACTAGACCGACCAGTGAACCGATAGCAAAAAGTATCAATCCGAACGTCAGCAAATTTTTGAGCTTGTAGCTATCTGATAACTTCCCATAAGTCACTGTCCCAATCGCATAAATCAGAGCATACGCAGAAGAGAACCAGCTTACTTGAGAGATAGAAAGATTAAACTCTTCACTAATATCAGGGAGTACAATGTTAAACATTAATCCACTCATCGCTGATATGATGAGCGTAAACATTAAAATGAGCATCAATTTCTCACCAGTTTGTTGCTGAACTTCCTTTTCCATTCCTTACACTCCTTTCGTTTTCTTTTTTTAAGAACAAGGTTTTCCTTATCCTTAACACACAAATCGCATTAATTTCTGTCAGTACTGACCGACATTTTGTTTTTTAAAATACTAGGGGGTTAAAGCCCTAGTAAATATCTGGACACTTTCCATTATAAATTCTTCAAGTGATACGGTTGGAAAGTTAGCATTAGACTCCAGATCGTTCATAAATGCACCAAAATTCATCATCATGAACGACAACGCCTGAACTTCCGGGTTCGTCTGTATCAGTTTGCCTTTCTCAAACATAACCGTGAAATAACCTGTTAAGATTTCCATTAATTGTTGAGGCTGTTTCTGTGTTCTTTCTCGAAACCCTGGCATATTGCCTTCTTCCTTAATACTGATCTGAATCATTTTCCGGTTGCGGTTCATAATTTCATGGTACGTCCTGCTAATCATGAGCAAATCTGCTTGTAAATCCCACACAAGCTTCTCGTTAAAAAGCTTTTTCATCTCTTCGATATAATGAAAACGGTCAAAAGCAGATTCGAGAAGATTTTGCTTGCTACCAAAGTGGCGAAACAACGTCTTTTCGCTTAAACCAGCTGTGGTAGCGATTTCCATAGTAGTCACTCCATTGTAGCCTTTCTCAGCTATTAGATCGATAGCTGCCAACAGCAGTTTATCATTGCTGCTCAGATTTTTACTTTTGATCATTCGTTCACCCTCTTTTTTTTATTTTGACTGTCAGTACTTACTGTAATTTTATATTATTCCATTTACTGTTAAATGTCAAAAGGAATTTCAATTTTTTCATAAAAAAATGTTGTCTTATCGAAGAAGTCGAGTAGAAGGGAGCCTATCTATGAAGGGGAAACAGGACCTGAACACTGGGGAGAATTGGACCAAGCGAACTCAACATGTGTCAACGGAAGTGAACAATCTCCAATTACTATTGAATTTTCACAGGTAAAAACCGATAAAAAAATGGAAAACATTCAGATTCAATATGAGCCTACACCTTTTACACTTGTAAACAACGGTCATACCGTGCAGGCTAATGCCACAACAGAAAGCAACAGTATTTTAGTTGAAGGAAATAAGTACAATCTCGCTCAATTTCATTTCCATACTCCGAGTGAACATCAATTTAATGGCCAAAATTATGATATGGAGCTACACCTTGTACATAAAGACGCGAATGGAAAGATTACCGTCCTTGGAGTGATGATACAAGAGGGTAAAAAAAATGAAAAACTTGCATCTATTTGGGATGTATTACCGAAGGAAGAAACAGGAGAAGATATTTCCGTAAAAGAACCGGTCGATTTACAGGGTATACTCCCTCAAGAACAAATGTCTTTTCGTTATAATGGATCGTTAACAACTCCTCCTTGTACAGAAGAAGTGAAATGGATCATATTTGAGCAGCCGATTGAAATGTCGAAAGAACAAATTCAGGCATTCCAGCAAATCCTCCCTGACAACCATCGTCCTGTTCAACCTTTAAATGATCGTGAATTATATGGAACTAAATAAAGAATGATTTCATGTAGTGATGACCACTTAAAGAAAAGTTGAGTGGTCATTTTCCTGTTTCCCGAAGAAAAATACCTCACAAACTCATATTTTACGGTAAATAAGAAGAATCCATTTTAAAAAAAAGATTGTTCAAAATGGATTCTTATCTAGGGTTAGTGTATTCCCCCGATTTGTTAATAAATCATTTACAGAATGTAATAGGCTTCGTTAATACACTTGGTCCCAATTTTTCGGTTTTAGAGTTAGAGAGTCTAACCTGAACTTCTGCGTTTTTCATCCTTGCTGTTATTAAATCAAATCTTCCTGCCCAGGTTGGACGATCTTCTTCAGGAGTAGGGTACAGCCTAAAACGCCAACTTATTTCACCTGGTATAAAGGCAAAACCTTCATACCCATCGTAATTCCCATAGGAAGACGGTTCTGGGAGGTGAACTGCAAGTATACTCACATTCGTGCGAGCAAAACTAGGCGGATTTAGTTGAACTTTATAGATCAAAGCTGTTCCTTTTGCATTTTTCAGATTTTTATCTACTGGCTCTAATACCATACTGCAAGGC
Proteins encoded in this region:
- a CDS encoding MFS transporter, producing the protein MEKEVQQQTGEKLMLILMFTLIISAMSGLMFNIVLPDISEEFNLSISQVSWFSSAYALIYAIGTVTYGKLSDSYKLKNLLTFGLILFAIGSLVGLVSQTFWLALVGRCLQAMGAAAIPATAMLIPVRYITPERRGSALGLAAVGLAIGSALGPVISALIVGVAHWRWLFCIPLLILITLPFYRKYLKDEKQGMFGKFDWFGGGLLAAAVAFFLLGVTNGTWWFLIGGLLALVFFIARIRTVADPFVQPKLFENKEYILVLTLAFLINGIGFSLYFLSPLLLSQVHQLTSSWIGFAMVPAAVASAILGRKGGKLADMKGNSHLFFVASGSLLTCFVLLSTFTGSSPFFIAMFLIFGNVGQSFMLISMSNSISRTLPKEQVGVGMGLFSMMNFIAGGMATGVYSWVVDIGSDVLWNPLNINSKGFIYSNIFFVLAALHVVILLFYYFQYGRAKRKSIQLEG
- a CDS encoding carbonic anhydrase; translated protein: MYEGETGPEHWGELDQANSTCVNGSEQSPITIEFSQVKTDKKMENIQIQYEPTPFTLVNNGHTVQANATTESNSILVEGNKYNLAQFHFHTPSEHQFNGQNYDMELHLVHKDANGKITVLGVMIQEGKKNEKLASIWDVLPKEETGEDISVKEPVDLQGILPQEQMSFRYNGSLTTPPCTEEVKWIIFEQPIEMSKEQIQAFQQILPDNHRPVQPLNDRELYGTK
- a CDS encoding TetR/AcrR family transcriptional regulator; translated protein: MIKSKNLSSNDKLLLAAIDLIAEKGYNGVTTMEIATTAGLSEKTLFRHFGSKQNLLESAFDRFHYIEEMKKLFNEKLVWDLQADLLMISRTYHEIMNRNRKMIQISIKEEGNMPGFRERTQKQPQQLMEILTGYFTVMFEKGKLIQTNPEVQALSFMMMNFGAFMNDLESNANFPTVSLEEFIMESVQIFTRALTP